The Kosakonia sp. SMBL-WEM22 sequence CAGCGTCTGACCGAAGCTCAGCCCGAGACAGCGGCTGGCTTCCCACTGCCCTTTCGGCAGGGCACGAATCGACCCGTACCAGATATCGAGCAGAAAGGCGCTGGTAAACAGCGTTAAGGCAAGCGTGGCGGCGGTCCAGGCGCTGACATCAATACCGAACAGCCCGAGACCAAAAAAGGCGAGGAACAGCTGCATCAGCAACGGCGTGCCCTGAAACAGCGCGGCATAGGCGCTGACAAAACGCTGCGTCCAGCGCCAGCGACCCAGGCGCACCATCAGCAGCGGCAGGGTGACCAGCGTGCCGCAGAAAAAAGCAATCAGCGACAGCAGCACCGTCCAGCGGGCGGCCAGCAGCAGATTGCGCACAATATCCCAGTCGGTAAAGGTACTCATCATGATCCGCTCCCCAACCATTTGCGCCCAATCGCCAGCAGCGCCTGGCGCATCAGCAGCGAGAGCGCGAGGTAGAGCAGCGTGGTGACGAAATAGACTTCAAAACTTAAGAAAGTACGCGACTGGATAAGGTTCGCCATAAATGTCAGCTCCTCATACGAAACCTGCGATACTACCGATGAGCCGAGCATCACCATTACGCACTGGCTGACCAGCGCCGGATAGATACGCGCCAGCGCGGGCGGCAAAATCACGCGCAGGAAGGTCTGAACTTTTGTCAGCCCAAGCACCCGCGCCGCTTCCCACTGCCCTTTTGGCGTCACCTGAATGCCCGCGCGGATAATCTCCGTGCTGTACGCGCCGAGGTTCACCAGCATGGCGATCAGCGCCGCCTGCCCGGCGGTGAGCTTCAGCCCCAGCCCCGGTAAACCGAAGACAATAAAGAAGAGCTGCACGACAAAAGGCGTATTGCGGATCACCTCAACATAGATCCCCCACAACGTGCGCAACACGCCCGGTTTGCCGCTGCGCAGCGCCGCGCCGAGGATGCCAAGCGCGACACCGCCCACCGTTGCCAGCAGCGACAGGGTGATGGTTGTCCACAGCCCGGCCAATAGCTCAGGCCAGAAAGGCCAGAGTGCGGCGAAATCAAGCGTCACCGTCATCGATTAGGCGCCAAAGTTCGCGGGCAGCGGTGCCTGCATCCACTTCTGCGAGAAGCTATTCAGCGTGCCCTCTCTCTGCGCCTGATCGACCAGCTTGTCGACCTCTGCCTTCAGCGCCGGCTGGTTTTTCATCAGCCCGATAAAGCAGGGAGAGTCCTTAAGCATAAATTTGCTCACCGGTGCGTGTTGCGGGTTCTGGCGGGCAATTGCCGCCACGACTACGTTGCCTGTGGCAAGGAAGGCGACCTGGCCGGAGAGGTAGGCGGAGAGCGTGGTGTTGTTATCTTCATAGCGCTTCACCTGGGCATCTTTTGGCGCGATATCGCTCAGCACCATATCCTCCACCGCGCCGCGCGTGACGCCGATGGTTTTGCCGCTCAGGACTTTCGCATCGGCAAGCGTTGCGTCTTTCGGGCCAAACACGCCGAGGAAGAATGGCGCATAGGCGCGGCTGAAATCGATCACCCGCTCGCGCTCGGCGTTTTTACCGAGGCTTGAGATCACCAGGTCGACTTTATTGGTTTGCAGGTAGGGCACACGGTTTGCGCTGGTAACTGGCACCAGTTGCAGCTTCACCTTCATCCCTTTCGCCAGGTAGTTGGCCATATCGATATCGTAGCCCTGCGGCTGCAAATCGGTGCCTACCGAGCCAAACGGCGGGAAATCCTGCGGCACGGCCACGCGTAGCACGCCGCGCTGTTGAATATCCTGTAACTGATCCGCCAGCGCCTGGGCGGAACAGATCATCATTACTGCTGCACTGGCCGTCGCCATCATCCACTTTTTCATCTCAACACCTCATCGCCCATGAAACAAAAGATTCTTTGAATCACTTTTTGCAACTAATGTGCCAACGAAGCCAGTGCCTGATTCAGCGGGCGTGCGGGTTAACGTGAGGAGGCCTGCACCCCTAAAACGGTGCAGGTGCCTGTTGATGGTGCAATCAAAGCTCGCAGTAGCGGATAAAGCGGGTCAACGCGCTGGAGAGATGTTTCTGCCGGTGATGAATGCGCCACAGGGTGCGCACCAGGCGAGGTAACGGCAGCGGCACCTCCACCAGCGTGCCGGTTTCCAGCTGTTCAGCAATCACGCGGCGCGACAGGCAACTGATGCCAAGCCCGTGGCGCACCGCATGTTTAATCGCTTCTGAATTACCGAGCTCCATGCCGAGCTGAAACTGCGGCAGATGCGAGAGCAGTAGATAGTCGACGATTTCGCGGGTACCGGAGCCGCGCTCGCGCAGGATCCACGGCGCAGCGGCAAGGGCCTCCAGCGTCACCTCACTTTGCAACAGCGGCGAGGAAGGTGGTGCAAACACCACCAGCTCATCCTCCAGCCAGGGTTCAGCAATAATCTCCGCCGCATGGCACGGCCCTTCGATAAGGCCGATATCAACGCGAAAATCGGCCACGGCGGTGATCACATCCTGGCTATTACCGACGCTCAGCTCCAGCGGCAGCTCGG is a genomic window containing:
- a CDS encoding amino acid ABC transporter permease, with protein sequence MSTFTDWDIVRNLLLAARWTVLLSLIAFFCGTLVTLPLLMVRLGRWRWTQRFVSAYAALFQGTPLLMQLFLAFFGLGLFGIDVSAWTAATLALTLFTSAFLLDIWYGSIRALPKGQWEASRCLGLSFGQTLFRVIAPQAIRIAIAPTVGFSVQVVKGTALASIIGFVELTKAGTMLNNVTFAPFKVFGLVAAGYFLLCYPLSRYSRYLEKKFHAAHHH
- a CDS encoding amino acid ABC transporter permease, whose product is MTVTLDFAALWPFWPELLAGLWTTITLSLLATVGGVALGILGAALRSGKPGVLRTLWGIYVEVIRNTPFVVQLFFIVFGLPGLGLKLTAGQAALIAMLVNLGAYSTEIIRAGIQVTPKGQWEAARVLGLTKVQTFLRVILPPALARIYPALVSQCVMVMLGSSVVSQVSYEELTFMANLIQSRTFLSFEVYFVTTLLYLALSLLMRQALLAIGRKWLGSGS
- a CDS encoding transporter substrate-binding domain-containing protein, producing the protein MKKWMMATASAAVMMICSAQALADQLQDIQQRGVLRVAVPQDFPPFGSVGTDLQPQGYDIDMANYLAKGMKVKLQLVPVTSANRVPYLQTNKVDLVISSLGKNAERERVIDFSRAYAPFFLGVFGPKDATLADAKVLSGKTIGVTRGAVEDMVLSDIAPKDAQVKRYEDNNTTLSAYLSGQVAFLATGNVVVAAIARQNPQHAPVSKFMLKDSPCFIGLMKNQPALKAEVDKLVDQAQREGTLNSFSQKWMQAPLPANFGA
- the yieE gene encoding DNA-binding transcriptional regulator YeiE; the protein is MHITLRQLEVFAEVLKSGSTTQASQRLALSQSAVSAALTDLEGQLGVQLFDRVGKRLVVNEHGRLLYPRALAALEQASEIEQLFREANGAIRVFASSTIGNYILPEVIAHYRRDFPELPLELSVGNSQDVITAVADFRVDIGLIEGPCHAAEIIAEPWLEDELVVFAPPSSPLLQSEVTLEALAAAPWILRERGSGTREIVDYLLLSHLPQFQLGMELGNSEAIKHAVRHGLGISCLSRRVIAEQLETGTLVEVPLPLPRLVRTLWRIHHRQKHLSSALTRFIRYCEL